From the genome of Caldisericota bacterium, one region includes:
- a CDS encoding PBP1A family penicillin-binding protein — MSKKKKKSIIRTTFKIILLLIVAIILAGGIFAVTYINRCAKDLPNISRLTYNPEQSSQIFDYEGEHITNVYAFENRIYTPLNKISDVAKKAVIAEEDERFYQHGALDYKGIARAFWTNLKYKMIVEGGSTITQQLARSLFLTMEQTPERKIKEALLAIELEKKFTKDQILEMYLNEVYFGARANGIESAAETYFGKHAIELNLAESAMLAGILKAPSEINPFINLEAAKETQKIVLQKMLKNGYITEEELKEAEELELHYVEETRVNDNMGYVIDYVKEEVAKKFGETMLYSGGLKIYTTIRPELQLAGSKAINKVLTKAEDDGIFPKDTRNSKDAIQPQAALTALDTKTGAILAMVGGRDYDNTKFNRSTALKQPGSSFKIFDYTAAISSGSITPSSILLSAPYKVDDWEPHEWIGEDKYFGDMTVNQALAKSSNICATKTSLRVGLDRVVYFARKYGITTPLKPYPSVAIGSFEVKQLEMAAAYATLGNSGIYHTPYIIERIVSPGGQILYEHQDLSYRAVSQETAYLMNKIFTYVMSTEVNAKIKGLPSAAKTGSTDNWTDAWFDGYTPNISVSVVVGPDSQEITFPNVLNAGNRFPAMIWREFMLTAMNQFPKDNFTKPDSGITTRLVYKDTGYMANLDTADKDTLYYSFLENVVPHEDIRARGFTTVLICKDSGLLAPPNCPEELTEQRTYIKGMEPTEIDPRKFEETEPPKWQNLQFDFTSDKDVYEIGDYIEMKATVSNVEDLTDLKVTFFMYDFPLATLNPPTEGNTYTFKLIANIKGDATIRAVLKDKEGTTIASEEKDIIIEDKKP; from the coding sequence ATGAGCAAAAAAAAGAAAAAATCTATCATTCGAACTACGTTTAAAATCATTCTCTTACTTATTGTGGCGATAATACTTGCCGGAGGCATTTTTGCTGTTACATACATAAACAGGTGCGCAAAAGATCTACCTAACATATCAAGATTAACGTACAACCCAGAGCAATCATCTCAAATTTTTGACTACGAAGGAGAACACATAACAAATGTTTATGCTTTTGAAAATAGGATTTACACACCACTAAACAAAATTTCTGATGTTGCAAAAAAAGCTGTTATCGCTGAAGAAGACGAAAGATTCTATCAGCATGGCGCGTTAGATTACAAAGGCATAGCAAGGGCTTTCTGGACAAACCTTAAATACAAAATGATAGTCGAAGGAGGAAGCACGATCACCCAGCAGCTTGCAAGGAGTTTGTTTCTCACAATGGAGCAAACACCAGAAAGAAAAATTAAAGAAGCTCTGCTTGCAATTGAGCTTGAAAAGAAATTTACAAAGGATCAAATATTAGAAATGTATCTAAATGAAGTGTATTTCGGTGCAAGAGCAAATGGAATTGAATCAGCAGCTGAAACATATTTTGGCAAACATGCAATCGAATTAAATCTGGCCGAATCTGCAATGCTTGCAGGAATACTAAAAGCACCTTCTGAAATTAATCCATTCATTAACCTGGAAGCAGCAAAAGAAACACAAAAGATTGTACTCCAAAAAATGTTAAAAAATGGCTACATCACAGAAGAAGAATTAAAAGAAGCAGAAGAACTTGAATTGCATTATGTAGAAGAAACAAGAGTAAACGATAATATGGGGTATGTTATTGATTATGTAAAAGAAGAAGTGGCAAAGAAATTTGGAGAAACAATGCTCTACTCAGGCGGATTAAAAATATATACCACAATTCGCCCGGAATTACAGCTTGCCGGAAGTAAAGCAATTAATAAAGTTCTTACAAAAGCAGAAGATGATGGCATTTTTCCAAAAGACACAAGAAATTCGAAAGATGCTATTCAACCACAAGCTGCTCTTACCGCTTTAGACACAAAAACCGGAGCAATACTTGCAATGGTTGGAGGAAGAGATTATGATAATACGAAGTTTAACAGGTCGACTGCATTAAAACAACCGGGTTCATCATTTAAAATTTTTGACTATACTGCCGCCATTTCATCTGGTTCTATTACCCCTTCTTCCATACTTCTTTCAGCTCCGTACAAAGTCGACGATTGGGAACCACACGAATGGATAGGAGAAGATAAATACTTTGGCGATATGACAGTAAATCAGGCACTAGCGAAATCATCAAACATATGCGCAACAAAAACATCCCTGAGAGTTGGATTGGACAGAGTGGTATACTTTGCACGGAAATATGGGATTACTACTCCATTAAAACCATATCCATCTGTTGCGATTGGAAGCTTTGAGGTAAAACAATTGGAAATGGCTGCCGCCTATGCAACTCTTGGTAATTCTGGCATTTATCACACTCCTTACATTATCGAAAGAATTGTTTCTCCCGGTGGGCAAATATTATACGAACATCAAGATCTTTCATATAGAGCAGTATCTCAAGAAACAGCATATCTTATGAATAAAATCTTTACCTACGTGATGTCTACAGAGGTTAATGCAAAGATTAAGGGATTGCCGTCAGCGGCAAAAACAGGAAGCACTGATAACTGGACTGACGCATGGTTTGACGGATACACACCCAATATTTCAGTTAGCGTAGTGGTTGGTCCAGACTCTCAGGAAATAACTTTCCCAAACGTACTTAATGCAGGAAATCGGTTTCCAGCAATGATATGGCGTGAATTTATGCTAACAGCAATGAATCAATTTCCAAAAGATAATTTTACAAAACCTGATTCAGGGATTACCACAAGACTTGTCTACAAAGATACAGGATATATGGCAAATTTGGATACTGCAGACAAGGACACTCTGTATTACAGCTTTTTAGAAAATGTAGTTCCCCATGAAGACATACGGGCCAGGGGTTTTACAACAGTACTTATATGTAAGGATTCAGGGCTACTTGCACCTCCAAACTGCCCGGAAGAATTAACGGAACAACGTACATATATAAAGGGTATGGAACCTACAGAAATAGATCCAAGAAAGTTTGAAGAAACTGAACCGCCCAAATGGCAAAATCTACAATTTGATTTTACAAGTGATAAAGATGTATACGAAATAGGTGATTATATAGAAATGAAGGCAACCGTCAGTAATGTAGAAGACCTTACAGACCTAAAGGTAACGTTCTTTATGTACGATTTTCCGCTCGCTACCCTTAACCCACCAACAGAAGGAAATACCTATACCTTTAAGCTTATCGCAAACATTAAAGGAGATGCCACGATACGCGCAGTACTAAAAGATAAAGAAGGAACTACTATTGCATCGGAAGAAAAAGATATTATCATAGAAGATAAAAAACCCTGA
- a CDS encoding DUF2207 domain-containing protein — MKKNKKYIIILIFTLFIISFLIPMENAFASYHYKEWNDEITLSKDGTINVTENLSIYFGSHDGGTAYHWFERWIDLNQIQNITDVEVFENVNGTLIPYERSSNGTLETFSVRTKNNSFYIKLNYEAKNTVKHFVIKYQILGATKLGTVAFYEDDASFNYIAIPSKNEVSIDKAIVTVHIPDGALKEEIKAWGAGLPIGSGNVTIVNGNEITLTGSELAPGEFIEFYIAFPRGLVEEPPGITIYPGSARDKAQQQAEAATREAKIAGLKTLLGFLLFIIIVLWIFLTWYKKGKDIILPKYAEYIKDPPSDLPPAVVGALLKQGATLKEVIATILDLADREYIKIEEVNEVFRKNDYIYKRTDKDTSTLNAYEQTLMRYVFEELNSIHLSDLKYEFSKYLHKIYSKINRELVSNEFYEGGSPAKVKGKYIGIAIFMIILGSIFLFAIGTSLGVRFLAWPLIPGGIIVLFFAPAMPRKSMKGAKERMKWLAFKKYLEGLVKYKKAEEAQNLFSQYLPFAVVFDIDKHWIKEFSRANTPAPVWYIPYHRAGYGYSNTGGLSSAKGFGGTSNNIANSMKGFSLDSISHGLNSLLNSSATVFTASKSSSGGGGGFSGGGGFGGGGGGGSSAG; from the coding sequence ATGAAAAAAAATAAAAAATACATCATCATCTTGATCTTTACTTTATTTATAATCTCATTTCTTATACCTATGGAAAATGCTTTTGCATCTTACCACTACAAAGAATGGAACGATGAAATAACCCTGAGCAAAGATGGCACAATAAATGTTACTGAAAACCTGTCAATATATTTTGGTTCGCACGATGGCGGGACAGCCTACCATTGGTTCGAAAGATGGATTGATCTTAATCAGATTCAAAATATCACAGATGTGGAAGTCTTTGAGAATGTTAACGGAACACTTATCCCTTACGAAAGGAGCAGCAACGGAACACTAGAAACATTCAGCGTAAGAACAAAGAATAACAGCTTTTATATAAAATTAAACTACGAGGCAAAAAACACAGTAAAACACTTTGTGATAAAATACCAAATATTAGGAGCTACCAAATTAGGCACTGTTGCATTTTATGAAGATGATGCCTCGTTCAACTACATCGCAATACCCTCAAAGAATGAAGTATCAATTGATAAAGCAATTGTTACAGTTCATATCCCCGACGGTGCACTAAAAGAAGAAATAAAAGCCTGGGGAGCAGGATTGCCAATAGGTAGTGGGAATGTAACCATAGTAAATGGAAATGAAATTACATTGACAGGTTCAGAACTTGCACCGGGAGAATTTATAGAGTTCTATATCGCATTTCCAAGGGGACTGGTGGAAGAACCTCCAGGAATTACTATCTATCCGGGAAGCGCGAGAGATAAAGCACAACAGCAAGCAGAAGCTGCTACAAGAGAAGCAAAAATAGCAGGTTTAAAAACTTTACTCGGTTTTTTACTTTTCATCATCATTGTATTATGGATATTCCTCACCTGGTACAAAAAAGGAAAAGATATCATTTTGCCTAAATACGCAGAATACATAAAGGATCCTCCATCAGATCTTCCACCTGCCGTTGTAGGTGCATTGTTAAAACAAGGAGCGACACTAAAAGAAGTAATTGCAACTATATTAGACCTTGCAGATAGAGAGTACATAAAAATTGAAGAAGTAAATGAGGTTTTTAGGAAAAATGATTATATCTACAAACGTACAGATAAAGATACCTCCACTCTTAATGCCTATGAACAAACGTTGATGAGATATGTATTTGAAGAGCTAAACTCCATCCACTTATCTGATTTGAAGTATGAATTTTCGAAATATCTCCATAAAATATATAGCAAAATCAACCGGGAACTAGTATCAAATGAATTTTATGAAGGCGGTAGCCCTGCAAAAGTAAAAGGAAAATACATTGGAATAGCCATATTTATGATAATACTTGGATCAATCTTTCTCTTTGCGATCGGGACTTCGCTTGGCGTAAGATTCCTTGCATGGCCTCTCATTCCTGGAGGTATTATTGTGCTATTCTTCGCGCCTGCCATGCCAAGAAAATCGATGAAGGGGGCAAAAGAACGAATGAAATGGCTTGCCTTCAAAAAATATCTTGAAGGCCTCGTTAAATATAAAAAGGCAGAAGAAGCACAGAACCTTTTCTCACAATACCTTCCATTTGCGGTTGTGTTTGATATAGATAAACATTGGATAAAAGAATTTTCAAGAGCAAATACCCCTGCACCAGTCTGGTATATTCCATATCATAGAGCTGGATATGGTTATTCAAATACAGGAGGACTCTCTTCGGCAAAAGGGTTTGGTGGCACAAGTAACAATATTGCAAATAGTATGAAAGGGTTTTCCCTTGATTCGATATCACATGGTCTTAATTCATTATTAAATAGTTCTGCGACAGTATTTACCGCTTCAAAATCTTCTTCCGGTGGAGGTGGCGGATTCTCCGGAGGTGGTGGTTTTGGCGGCGGCGGTGGAGGAGGTTCCTCGGCAGGATAG
- a CDS encoding SPFH domain-containing protein has protein sequence MFLEIIQWFDKTGTEIIHRIPEQGSADIKMGAQLIVRETESAIFFRDGKAMDVFGPGRHILSTQNLPVITRLLSLPYGFKSPFQSEVIFVDRKVFPNLKWGTSQPILFRDKELGAVRLRAFGIFSARIIDPYLFTNTIVGTQDIYTTGQLQEFYRSIILSRFTDTLGESLTSIFDLPRVYDELSGAAKSRIVTDFNKYGIELVDFYVSSVTVPEEIQKVIDEKTGMNAIGNMNQYLQFKAAKAIEEAAKNPTPGGTAAAGAGLGMGMGMGMIIPGMMQQAMSTEKEKEQLMIKCPNCDAIIPADSKFCPKCGYKLAVDTPKTIECPNCHKQIPADSLFCSYCGHKIAKGEKKKE, from the coding sequence ATGTTTTTAGAAATTATACAATGGTTTGATAAAACCGGCACGGAAATTATACACAGAATCCCAGAACAGGGATCTGCCGACATAAAAATGGGCGCACAACTCATCGTAAGAGAAACAGAAAGTGCAATCTTTTTCAGAGACGGAAAAGCAATGGATGTTTTCGGACCGGGAAGGCATATACTTTCCACGCAAAACTTGCCCGTCATTACAAGGCTTCTTTCTCTGCCATACGGCTTCAAAAGCCCATTTCAATCCGAAGTTATCTTTGTTGATAGAAAAGTATTTCCCAACTTAAAATGGGGAACAAGCCAGCCAATTCTTTTTAGAGACAAAGAACTCGGAGCAGTGAGACTTCGCGCATTTGGAATTTTCAGTGCAAGAATTATTGACCCATATCTATTTACGAATACAATTGTCGGAACACAAGACATATACACAACCGGGCAACTCCAGGAATTCTACAGATCTATCATTCTCTCACGGTTTACAGATACATTAGGCGAATCTCTCACTTCTATCTTTGATTTGCCACGAGTATATGATGAACTGAGTGGAGCTGCAAAATCACGCATTGTAACTGATTTTAACAAGTATGGAATAGAACTTGTTGATTTTTACGTTTCATCCGTTACAGTTCCTGAAGAAATCCAAAAAGTTATCGATGAAAAGACCGGAATGAATGCAATTGGAAATATGAACCAATATCTACAGTTTAAGGCAGCTAAAGCAATTGAAGAAGCAGCAAAAAATCCTACTCCGGGCGGAACAGCTGCAGCTGGAGCCGGGCTTGGCATGGGAATGGGAATGGGAATGATCATTCCCGGAATGATGCAACAAGCAATGAGCACCGAAAAAGAAAAAGAGCAACTAATGATTAAATGTCCCAACTGTGATGCTATCATTCCGGCAGATTCAAAATTCTGTCCTAAATGTGGATACAAACTTGCTGTAGATACACCTAAAACGATTGAATGCCCCAACTGTCATAAACAAATTCCTGCCGACTCACTATTCTGCTCTTACTGTGGACACAAAATTGCAAAAGGAGAAAAGAAAAAAGAATAA